In the genome of Calliopsis andreniformis isolate RMS-2024a chromosome 10, iyCalAndr_principal, whole genome shotgun sequence, one region contains:
- the LOC143184434 gene encoding translocon-associated protein subunit gamma — MSGKSKAFTKEEELLLQDFSRNVSTKSSALFYGNAFIVSAIPIWLFWRIHLIDIYANLISFVLVTLASTYALALAYKNTKFILKHKIAVKREDAVTKEMSRKLAEDKKMSKKEKDERILWKKNEVADYEATTFSIFYNNALFLALVIVCSFYILKTFTPAVNYIFSVGATSALLALLSTGSQ, encoded by the exons ATGTCGGGAAAATCGAAAGCATTTACCAAAGAGGAAGAACTCCTTCTTCAAGATTTCTCGCGTAATGTGTCGACTAAATCCTCGGCGTTATTTTATGGCAATGCCTTCATCGTCTCGGCGATCCCCATCT GGCTCTTCTGGAGGATTCATCTCATCGACATTTATGCGAACTTGATCTCCTTCGTTTTAGTCACATTAGCTAGTACATATGCTCTAGCGCTTGCGTACAAGAATACTAAGTTCATTTTGAAGCACAAG aTTGCAGTGAAGAGGGAGGATGCAGTGACGAAGGAGATGAGTAGGAAATTGGCAGAAGATAAGAAAATGAGCAAAAAGGAGAAAGATGAAAG GATTTTGTGGAAGAAAAATGAAGTGGCTGACTATGAAGCAACAACATTTTCTATCTTTTACAACAATGCCTTATTCTTGGCACTTGTAATTGTGTGTTCCTTCTATATCCTGAAGACGTTCACTCCAGCTgttaattatatattttctgTTGGTGCAACCAGTGCATTGTTGGCGCTATTGTCGACTGGTTCTCAATAA
- the LOC143184436 gene encoding uncharacterized protein LOC143184436, producing MRENFDYERCPVARIKLQTADSCFIALQEKAGGERNEKTALISSLSTVVVWQPRNSASAFPKALRPARGNAEERQGTGWRVAGCGLGSARNRYILLFEYLPRRQT from the exons ATGAGAGAAAACTTCGACTATGAAAGATGTCCAGTGGCTAGAATTAAACTGCAGACTGCTGACTCTTGCTTTA TCGCGTTACAGGAAAAGGCTGGAGGCGAGAGAAACGAAAAGACAGCCCTGATTTCGAGTCTCTCGACTGTCGTCGTCTGGCAACCCAGAAATAGCGCAAGCGCCTTTCCAAAAGCTCTAAGGCCCGCGCGAGGAAACGCGGAGGAGAGGCAGGGGACTGGCTGGAGGGTCGCGGGGTGCGGTCTGGGTTCTGCACGCAACCGCTATATCCTCCTATTCGAATATTTACCGCGACGGCAGACGTGA
- the Tpnci gene encoding troponin C type I isoform X1: MVCSIDDIADELPPEQIAVLRKAFDSFDREKSGSIPTDMVADILKLMGQPFNKKTLDELIEEVDADKSGRLEFEEFVTLAAKFIVEEDAEVLEKELREAFRLYDKEGNGYIPTSCLREILRELDDQITDEELDMMIDEIDSDGSGTVDFDEFLEMMTGE, encoded by the exons ATGGTATGTTCTATTGATGATATC GCCGATGAACTTCCCCCTGAACAAATCGCTG TTCTTCGCAAAGCGTTCGACAGCTTCGACAGGGAGAAGAGTGGGAGCATTCCCACTGACATGGTGGCTGATATCCTCAAATTGATGGGCCAGCCCTTCAACAAGAAGACTCTTGATGAACTGATCGAGGAAGTAGATGCAGACA AATCTGGGCGCCTCGAATTTGAAGAGTTCGTCACGCTTGCCGCCAAGTTCATCGTCGAGGAGGACGCTGAGGTTCTCGAAAAGGAACTCCGAGAAGCTTTCAGGCTCTACGATAAAGAAG GAAATGGTTACATCCCTACTTCATGTTTGCGCGAGATCCTGAGAGAGTTAGACGATCAAATAACGGATGAAGAACTGGATATGATGATCGATGAGATCGACTCCGATGGATCTGGCACTGTTGACTTTGATG AATTTTTGGAGATGATGACCGGAGAATAA
- the Tpnci gene encoding troponin C type I isoform X2, giving the protein MADELPPEQIAVLRKAFDSFDREKSGSIPTDMVADILKLMGQPFNKKTLDELIEEVDADKSGRLEFEEFVTLAAKFIVEEDAEVLEKELREAFRLYDKEGNGYIPTSCLREILRELDDQITDEELDMMIDEIDSDGSGTVDFDEFLEMMTGE; this is encoded by the exons ATG GCCGATGAACTTCCCCCTGAACAAATCGCTG TTCTTCGCAAAGCGTTCGACAGCTTCGACAGGGAGAAGAGTGGGAGCATTCCCACTGACATGGTGGCTGATATCCTCAAATTGATGGGCCAGCCCTTCAACAAGAAGACTCTTGATGAACTGATCGAGGAAGTAGATGCAGACA AATCTGGGCGCCTCGAATTTGAAGAGTTCGTCACGCTTGCCGCCAAGTTCATCGTCGAGGAGGACGCTGAGGTTCTCGAAAAGGAACTCCGAGAAGCTTTCAGGCTCTACGATAAAGAAG GAAATGGTTACATCCCTACTTCATGTTTGCGCGAGATCCTGAGAGAGTTAGACGATCAAATAACGGATGAAGAACTGGATATGATGATCGATGAGATCGACTCCGATGGATCTGGCACTGTTGACTTTGATG AATTTTTGGAGATGATGACCGGAGAATAA
- the LOC143184431 gene encoding NCK-interacting protein with SH3 domain, whose amino-acid sequence MGDNSIRLENYEMLKALYDFKATFAKTLSFQEGDHFVLYQANTKQRNWWQVVNRDGQIGYIPSNYVTTVKVSSQILIEFLEDCITNVKAETKKQTGSLHLDKQDLLLKLIEKKKQAESNRKTKKQAPMPPDFGNTTPSKEICSVPVYSIQDVNCVQSNTSYVTAQTTLHSNNDKEEAPVVPQCQQNVITDQRKSSLPRQSSSESQKIQAEVRKSSSQSSARQTPNSSPIKNKTSVCDINSHTAYQLLDQVRRNTQLSYEMSKVAVTVVVSGLQQLFPKNVSHYFEALLHQLETPFTVSQMSIEETYDANRLKVIFTELTSCKEDSQQRNWMLYEDEAIIVDYIKELTSILTNADANVSRYVLQQDQYNGVNVLIQYYQMEPRWTIRQLLLQSFGVMCSLDSVILTIMLNSVLPMELARDMRSNPRNVTKLNYSSLLLTMIFSMGEPMPVTHLEQLGQDFIAFILDLIENPPDMDLEDQIPDLFVNLILSYNLQFTNSENIVLNALKEKTVAKSFTEKILLLFNREEDPVRIFDHEPPPPHSVLKLFIDLFSNDITASLFYTNDVKVLIDIILRQLYDMFPGDKRRQYLELCRRVLRTSSYNEHRYRSEDLLKCFTRIFCEETGESQEDQQSVREISNEFPHLFKM is encoded by the exons ATGGGTGATAATTCCATTAGGTTAG AAAATTATGAAATGCTTAAGGCCCTGTACGATTTCAAGGCCACTTTCGCGAAAACTCTCAGTTTCCAGGAGGGTGATCATTTCGTTCTATATCAGGCCAATACCAAGCAGAGGAATTGGTGGCAGGTGGTCAATAGAGATGGACAAATTGGATATATCCCTTCGAATTATgtcaccactgtgaag gtgtcgtctcaAATATTGATAGAATTTTTGGAGGATTGCATTACGAATGTAAAGGCAGAGACCAAAAAGCAGACAGGGTCATTACACCTAGATAAACAAGATCTTCTtttgaaattaatagaaaagaaGAAACAGGCAGAATCAAATAGGAAAACTAAGAAACAAGCTCCAATGCCTCCAGATTTTGGAAATACTACGCCTAGCAAAGAGATCTGTTCGGTGCCTGTTTACAGCATACAAGATGTTAATTGTGTTCAGAGTAATACATCATATGTGACAGCTCAAACAACATTGCACAGCAACAATGATAAAGAAGAAGCACCAGTTGTgccacagtgtcagcagaatgtTATAACTGATCAAAGGAAGTCATCACTACCACGTCAGTCTTCCTCTGAGAGTCAGAAAATTCAGGCTGAAGTTCGTAAAAGTTCTTCACAGAGCAGTGCTAGACAAACTCCTAATAGTTCgcctataaaaaataaaacatcaGTATGCGATATTAATTCCCATACGGCTTATCAGTTGCTTGATCAAGTACGTAGAAATACTCAATTAAGCTATGAGATGTCCAAAGTTGCAGTCACAGTAGTAGTTTCTGGGCTGCAACAATTATTCCCAAAGAATGTGAGTCATTACTTTGAGGCATTATTGCATCAACTGGAAACACCATTTACAGTGTCTCAAATGAGCATAGAAGAGACATATGATGCTAACAGATTGAAAGTAATCTTTACAGAGCTTACATCTTGCAAAGAAGATTCACAACAAAGAAACTGGATGCTTTATGAAGATGAAGCAATCATTGTTGATTATATAAAAGAACTAACTTCTATATTG ACGAATGCAGATGCAAATGTATCTAGGTATGTTCTACAACAGGATCAGTACAATGGAGTTAATGTATTGATACAGTATTACCAAATGGAGCCAAGATGGACTATTAGACAATTGCTGTTACAGTCATTTGGAGTAATGTGTAGCTTAGATTCTGTGATCTTAACTATAATGTTAAATAGTGTATTACCTATGGAACTAGCAag AGACATGAGGAGTAATCCTAGAAACGTGacaaaattaaattattctTCGTTATTGCTTACTATGATTTTTTCTATGGGTGAACCTATGCCAGTTACACATTTGG AGCAACTAGGTCAAGATTTTATAGCATTCATCCTGGACTTAATAGAGAATCCACCTGACATGGATTTGGAGGATCAGATTCCAGATCTATTTGTCAACTTGATATTGTCTTATAATTTACAGTTCACCAATTCAGAGAATATAGTTCTCAATGCCTTAAAAGAGAAAACAGTGGCAAAGAGTTTTACTGAAAAGATTTTACTTCTCTTTAATAGAGAAG AGGATCCTGTACGAATATTCGATCATGAACCACCGCCACCCCATTCTGTGCTGAAACTTTTCATTGACCTGTTTAGCAATGATATCACAGCAAGTCTTTTTTACACTAATGATGTGAAGGTTCTAATCGATATTATATTACGGCAGCTGTACGATATGTTTCCTGGTGATAAG CGCAGACAATACTTGGAATTGTGTCGAAGAGTGCTTCGCACTTCCAGTTACAACGAGCACAGATATCGTTCAGAAGATTTACTCAAATGCTTCACGAG AATATTCTGCGAAGAGACTGGAGAGAGCCAAGAAGATCAACAGTCGGTACGCGAGATTAGCAATGAATTTCCGCATTTATTTAAAATGTGA